DNA sequence from the Rhizobium lusitanum genome:
GAAGACATCGGTCACCGAGACACCCAGCTGCTCAGCCTTGGCGCGATCGAGATCGGCGAAGAGCTGCGGCACGTTGATCTGGTAGCTCGAGAAGATGCCGGCGAGCTCCGGCGTCTGATAGGCCTTGGCAAGGAACGCCTTGTTGGCCTCGTCAAGCGCCTGGTAACCGAGACCGGCGCGGTCCTCGATCTGCAGCTTGAAGCCGCCGGTCGTGCCGAGACCCTGGACGGGCGGCGGCGGGAACATGGCGATGAAGGCATCCTGGATGCCGGCAAACTTCTGGTTCAGCTGCATGGCGATGGCACCGCCCGACAGGTTCGGCGTCGTGCGCTCCTCGAACCCCTTCAAGGTCACGAAGACGATGCCGGCGTTGGAGGAGTTGGTGAAGCCGTTGATCGACAGGCCAGGGAAAGCGATGGCATGTTCGACGCCCGGCTGCTCGAGGGCAATCTTGCTCATCCGCTGGATGACGTCATCCGTACGGTCGAGGGTCGCACCATCAGGCAGCTGCGCGAAACCGATCAGGTACTGCTTGTCCTGCTGCGGCACGAAACCGCCGGGCACGGTCTGGAACAGGAAGTATGTCGCCCCGATCAGGGCGAGATAGACCAACATGACCAGGCTCTTTAGCGACAGGATGCCGCCGACGCCCTTGCCGTAAGCATTCGAACTGCGGTTAAACACCTTGTTGAAACCGCGGAAGAACCAGCCGAACGCCGCGTCCATCACCCGCGTCAGCATATCCTTCGGCGCATGATGGTCCTTCAGGAGAAGGGCCGCCAGAGCCGGAGACAGCGTCAACGAGTTGAAGGCGGAAATGACCGTCGAAATCGCGATCGTCAGGGCGAACTGACGATAGAACTCGCCCGACAGGCCCGAGATGAAGGCAAGCGGCACGAAGACGGCGACCAGCACCAGCGCGATCGCGATGATCGGGCCGGACACTTCCTTCATGGCGCGATAGGTCGCGTCGCGCGGACTTAGGCCGTTTTCGATATTACGCTCGACGTTTTCGACGACCACGATGGCGTCGTCCACGACGATACCGATCGCCAGCACCAGGCCGAAGAGGCTGAGCGCGTTGATCGAGAAGCCGAAGACATACATCACGGCAAAAGTGCCGATAATCGAGACGGGAACGGCGATGAGCGGAATGATCGAGGCACGCCATGTCTGCAGGAACAGAATGACGACGACGACCACCAGCGCGATGGCTTCGAGCAGGGTGTGAACGACCTTGTCGATCGAGGCGCGCACGAACTGCGTGGTATCGTAGACGATCTCATACTTGACGCCGTCAGGCATCGCGGCCTGCAACTCGTTCATTGTCTTGACGACATCGTCCGAGATCGTGATGGCATTGGAGCCCGGAGCCTGGAAAACAGGAACGGCCACCGCCGGCTTGCCGTCGAGCAGCGAACGCAACGAATAGTCGGCGGCGCCGAGTTCGATGCGTGCGACGTCATGCAGGCGCGTGATCTCGCCGTTGGTCCCGCTTTTGACGATGATATTGCCGAACTCCTCCGGCGTCGTCAGGCGGCCTTGTGCGTTGACGTTGAGCTGCACGTCGATGCCGGGAACACTGGGCGATGCGCCGATAATGCCGGCCGCCGCCTGGATGTTCTGCTGGCGGATGGCATTGGCGATATCGCTTGCGGCAAGGCCGCGCTCCGCGGACTTCTGCGGATCGACCCAGACACGCATGGAATAATCGCCCGATCCGAACACGCGAACCTGGCCGACGCCCTCGATGCGGGCGAGCCGGTCCTTGATGTTCAAGGTCGCGTAGTTGCGCAGATAGGTGATGTCGTAGCGGTTGTCCGGAGAGATGAGGTTGACCACCATCATCAGGTCCGGCGAGCTCTTGACCGTGGTGATGCCGAGATCGCGGACGTTCTGCGGCAAGCGCGGCTCGGCCTGGGAGACCCGGTTCTGCACCAGCTGCTGCGCCTTGTCCGGATCGGTGCCGAGCTTGAAGGTGACCGTCAGCGTCATCAGTCCATCGGATGTCGCCTGGCTGTTCATATAGAGCATGCCTTCGACACCGTTGATCTGCTCTTCGATCGGTGTCGCCACGGTTTCGGCGATGACTTTGGGGTTTGCGCCGGGATATTGCGCGGTGACGACGATCGACGGCGGCACGACTTCCGGATATTCAGAAATCGGCAACAGCCGAAGACCGATCAGGCCGGCGACCACGATGAGGACCGATAGCACTCCGGCAAACACCGGACGGTCGACGAAAAATCTTGAGATGTTCATGGCAGAACCCTCTCCAGGGGTGAATGTAAAAGGACACGAAGTCCGGGCCCGTCCGCGATGTGCGCCACGAGCATTCCGAAATCAAAACATTGAGACGACCGCCGGGAGAACTGCCTCCCGGCAATGTCGATTACTGAGCGGCCGCGACTTTTTCTTCGAGTTTCGGATCGACCACCGCGCCCGGGCGAACCCGCTGCAGGCCGTTTACGATGACCCGATCGCCGGCGTTCAGGCCGGTTTCAACGATGCGTTGACCATCGGCAGTGTCGCCAAGACTGATCTGGCGATAGACCACCTTGTTGTCACCATCGACCACAAAGACGAACTTCTTGTCCTGGTCGGTGCCGATCGCCCGCTCGCTGATCACCAGCTTGCTCTCGGCCTTTGGCTGGCCCATACGCACGCGCACGAACTGGCCGGGGATAAGACGCCCGCCGGGATTGTCGAAGACGGCGCGTACGCTGACCGTGCCGCTTGCCGCATCGACCTCATTGTCGATCAGCTGCAGTTTGCCGTTGATCGGTGTGCCATTGTCGCCGGTGGTGCCGATTTTCACGGGGATCTGCTCGACCGGCGGAGCGGCGCCATCGGTGACTGGAAGCTGAGCCAGCGCCTGGGTGACGGTCTGCTCGTTGGCATTGAAGCTGGCATAGATCGGATTGACAGAAACCAACGTGGTCAGCGCCGGCGAAGCGGAACCGGCGGCGACGAGATTGCCGACCGTAATGGCGATCTTGCCGACACGGCCGGCGATCGGAGCGCGAACCTGCGTATAGTCGAGGCTCAACTGCGCCGTCTGCAAGGTTGCTTGCGCCGCCTTCAGATTGGCTTCCGCTTCGGCGTAATTGCTGGAGCGCGTGTCCATGTCGCTCTGCGAGATCGTCTTGTTGTCGAAGAGCTTCTGACCGCGATCGACTTCGACCTTGGCCAGATCGAGCTTGGCCTTTGCCGCGCCGACTTGTGCCTGCGACTGAGCGACGGCCGCCTCAAAGGGTGCCGGATCGATCGTCACCAGTAGGTCGCCTTGCTTGACCAGCGCACCTTCGCGGAAATGCACCGACTGAATGGCGCCGGCCACGCGCGGACGGACCTCCACCCGATCGATGGCTTCGAGCCGGCCGGAGAACTCCTGCCAGGCGGTGATATCGCGCGCCTCTACCGCAGCGACCGTGACAGGGATGGCCGGCATTGCCGCCGCTGCCTTCTCGCTCGCTTGCGCACCGCGCGGCAAATCCAGATAGAAGACTGCGCCTGCAACAGTCGCAGCAACACCCATGCCGGCGCCCCACAGGGCCCAGCGCTTACCGTTGGACGTCATGTTAGTCTCTCCTTGTGGTCCCGGCTTGGGACACGGGACCGAAAATTCTTATCGTCTCGATATCATCAGGGCCCAGGACGTCGCGTGTTCACAAGAACGCTCGCGATCGCTCTCATTTTTCGCGCCCAAAGCATCTCATCCGCTTCCGGTGGCCCCACTCGATAGCGGGATGCTCTGGTCGATCAAGCCTGCACGTCTTCGACAAAACCCTTAAAAGAGCAACAGACATCCTGCTGCCATGACGGCTTGTCCTTCGACTGCCCGCCGTAGAGGGTGGGCCAGCCTGTCCCGGCGGGGAGGACTTGCTGGCGAACACGGACGCCTGCCTCCTCGAGGCGGCGTCCGTATTCCATGCTCTCGTCGCGGAGCGGGTCGTCCTCGGCCGTAAGCACTAATGCCGGCGCGAGGCCCGAAAGCCGCGAACAATATCGAGGCGCCGCATAGGGATGACAGACACCACCCAGAAAACCCAGGTATCGGTTCCAGCCTTCCGTCCAGCGCTCGCGCATGCCGCTTTCCTCCGCCTGGAGGAAAGATTTCGATCCCATGAAGGGATCAAGGAGCGGCGATATCAACACCTGTCCGTCCAGCGAACCGGGCATCTGATCGCGCGCCTTTAAAGCAACACCCGCCGCAACATTGCCACCCGATTCCTCACCGGCGACAAACAGCAGCGACTTTTTCGCTCCGCCCAGCTCAAGCATGTTCCGCTTGTTGCCGAGGTAGGCGAGAATCCCGTAGGCGCATTCCAGCACCTGTGGAAAGGCATTCTGATTGCCGCTGGTATAGTCGGCGGCAATCACGATCGCACCGGCCTCCGCAAGACTGGCGGCGACAGGCCGTACGGTTGCATGCTCGGTATCCAGAAAGGCGCCACCATGCAGATAAAGCACGATCGGTGCCGCCTTCTTGAGACCCTCGCCGTTATAGATCCGCGCTGCGACCGGTCCCGTAGGCACGTTTTCCAGCACAACATCTTTCCACGGCGCGCTCATGAACCCAAATCCTTGTCTATTCTGTCGAACATGCCCCTTTCCTAAAGCCATTTCACAGGCTTGGCGATCATGTTCAGGAGAATGCGGCTTCTAGCGCCCCGTACCGCATTGCAACAATCATGAAGACAACATATTGTTATTCCGTTCTGAGAATAAGTGACCTATATTCGATCAGACTATTCGCGAATAACAAACAATCGAACTCTTTCTCTGTGCTCGAAGGGCACCATGGAATGGACCAGCTATCAGCAATGCGGGCATTCGCACGCGTAGTGGAGACGGGCAATTTCACCCGCGCCGCCGCAACCCTCTCCATGCCGAAGGCGACGGTGACGACGCTCATCCAGTCGCTCGAGGCGCATCTGCATGCCAAGCTTTTGAACCGCACCACCCGGCGCGTCATGGTGACGACCGATGGTGCCCTCTATTACGAACGTGCCATTCAGATCCTCTCCGAAATCGACGAACTCGACGGCAGCATCAGCAATTCGCAGAGCCTGCCGAGCGGCCGCCTGCGCGTCGAAATGGCCGGCGCCTTTGCCGAGCGGATCGTCATGCCGGCGCTGTGCGATTTTCACCAGCGCTATCCCGATATCCATATCGACCTCGGCGTCGGCGACCGGCTCGTGGATTATCTGGCGGAGAACGTCGATTGCGCGCTGCGCGCCGGAATGCCGAGCGATCAGTCGCTGATTGCCCGGCGCGTGGGCGAGATGCAATTCGTTACCTGCGCCGCGCCTCTCTATATCGAAAAATTCGGCATACCCGAACGACCGGAAGAGCTGGAGAGCAGTCACTATGCCGTCAGTTATTTTCGGGCACAGACAGGCCGGACGATCCCTTTCGAATTTCATCGCGGCAACGAGTCCTTGGAAATCAACCCTCGCTACATAGTCTCGGTCAACGACAGTCGCAGCTATGTCAACGCCGCGACGACCGGCCTCGGTATCGCCCAGATTCCCACTTTCATGGTTCGCGACGAACTCGCCAAGGGGGACCTTATGCCCGTTCTCACCGGCTGGAGCCGCCCGCCTGTGCCATTGCATATCGTCTATCCCCCAAACCGGCACCTGAGCAACAAGGTGCGCGTCTTCGTCGACTGGCTGGCAAAGTTGCTGGTGACAGCGAAGTTGAACGAAGCCTGACATGTGCGCTAACCGCCTCCCAATTGGGAGACGGTTCTTCCCGGCGAGATCCAGATCAGTTCCAGGAGGCTCCTGCCTGCTGCCGCACCGTCGCGTTCAACCGGTTCCAGACATTGTCGACCGCGATCGAAACAATCAGAGCGGACAGCGCTGTCTCGTCGTAGTGCCGGGCAGCCTCGTTCCAGATCTCGTCGCTCACGGCCTCCGGCCGGTCGGCAAGCCGGGTTGCGGCTTCGCCAAGCGCAAGGGCAGCGCGCTCAGCCTCGGTGAAATAGGGCATTTCGCGCCAGGCGGAGACGCCGACGATACGCTCGATCGTCTCCCCGTCCTTCTGCAGCTTGCGGAACCCCATGTCAGTGCAGACGCTGCAGCCATTGATCTGGCTGACACGCAGATGCACGAGGTCCATGGTGTTTTCCGACACGCCGCGACCCTTGAGCGAGGCGCTAAGCGCCATCAGGGCCTGCAAGGTTTCCGGCAGGACAACAGCGG
Encoded proteins:
- a CDS encoding LysR family transcriptional regulator, whose protein sequence is MDQLSAMRAFARVVETGNFTRAAATLSMPKATVTTLIQSLEAHLHAKLLNRTTRRVMVTTDGALYYERAIQILSEIDELDGSISNSQSLPSGRLRVEMAGAFAERIVMPALCDFHQRYPDIHIDLGVGDRLVDYLAENVDCALRAGMPSDQSLIARRVGEMQFVTCAAPLYIEKFGIPERPEELESSHYAVSYFRAQTGRTIPFEFHRGNESLEINPRYIVSVNDSRSYVNAATTGLGIAQIPTFMVRDELAKGDLMPVLTGWSRPPVPLHIVYPPNRHLSNKVRVFVDWLAKLLVTAKLNEA
- a CDS encoding efflux RND transporter permease subunit, which produces MNISRFFVDRPVFAGVLSVLIVVAGLIGLRLLPISEYPEVVPPSIVVTAQYPGANPKVIAETVATPIEEQINGVEGMLYMNSQATSDGLMTLTVTFKLGTDPDKAQQLVQNRVSQAEPRLPQNVRDLGITTVKSSPDLMMVVNLISPDNRYDITYLRNYATLNIKDRLARIEGVGQVRVFGSGDYSMRVWVDPQKSAERGLAASDIANAIRQQNIQAAAGIIGASPSVPGIDVQLNVNAQGRLTTPEEFGNIIVKSGTNGEITRLHDVARIELGAADYSLRSLLDGKPAVAVPVFQAPGSNAITISDDVVKTMNELQAAMPDGVKYEIVYDTTQFVRASIDKVVHTLLEAIALVVVVVILFLQTWRASIIPLIAVPVSIIGTFAVMYVFGFSINALSLFGLVLAIGIVVDDAIVVVENVERNIENGLSPRDATYRAMKEVSGPIIAIALVLVAVFVPLAFISGLSGEFYRQFALTIAISTVISAFNSLTLSPALAALLLKDHHAPKDMLTRVMDAAFGWFFRGFNKVFNRSSNAYGKGVGGILSLKSLVMLVYLALIGATYFLFQTVPGGFVPQQDKQYLIGFAQLPDGATLDRTDDVIQRMSKIALEQPGVEHAIAFPGLSINGFTNSSNAGIVFVTLKGFEERTTPNLSGGAIAMQLNQKFAGIQDAFIAMFPPPPVQGLGTTGGFKLQIEDRAGLGYQALDEANKAFLAKAYQTPELAGIFSSYQINVPQLFADLDRAKAEQLGVSVTDVFDTLQIYLGSLYVNDFNAFGRTYSVRVQADAKFRSHASDIGQLKVRSASGQMIPLSALLKVEASTGPERTTRYNGFLAADINGGPAPGFSSGQAQAAVERIANETLPKGIGYEWTDLTYQQILAGSSGFLIFPLALLLVYLVLAAQYESVTLPLAIVMIVPMGVLAALTGVWLTGGDNNIFTQIGLMVLVGLSAKNAILIVEFARELEFEGRTPVQAAIESSRLRLRPILMTSMAFIMGVVPLVTSTGAGAEMRAAMGVAVFAGMIGVTFFGIFMTPVFYVMIRRIGGNRPLKQHHSNDNNHSAEALPIAAE
- a CDS encoding carboxymuconolactone decarboxylase family protein; the encoded protein is MQARMKNPAVVLPETLQALMALSASLKGRGVSENTMDLVHLRVSQINGCSVCTDMGFRKLQKDGETIERIVGVSAWREMPYFTEAERAALALGEAATRLADRPEAVSDEIWNEAARHYDETALSALIVSIAVDNVWNRLNATVRQQAGASWN
- a CDS encoding efflux RND transporter periplasmic adaptor subunit, with product MTSNGKRWALWGAGMGVAATVAGAVFYLDLPRGAQASEKAAAAMPAIPVTVAAVEARDITAWQEFSGRLEAIDRVEVRPRVAGAIQSVHFREGALVKQGDLLVTIDPAPFEAAVAQSQAQVGAAKAKLDLAKVEVDRGQKLFDNKTISQSDMDTRSSNYAEAEANLKAAQATLQTAQLSLDYTQVRAPIAGRVGKIAITVGNLVAAGSASPALTTLVSVNPIYASFNANEQTVTQALAQLPVTDGAAPPVEQIPVKIGTTGDNGTPINGKLQLIDNEVDAASGTVSVRAVFDNPGGRLIPGQFVRVRMGQPKAESKLVISERAIGTDQDKKFVFVVDGDNKVVYRQISLGDTADGQRIVETGLNAGDRVIVNGLQRVRPGAVVDPKLEEKVAAAQ
- a CDS encoding alpha/beta hydrolase fold domain-containing protein; the protein is MSAPWKDVVLENVPTGPVAARIYNGEGLKKAAPIVLYLHGGAFLDTEHATVRPVAASLAEAGAIVIAADYTSGNQNAFPQVLECAYGILAYLGNKRNMLELGGAKKSLLFVAGEESGGNVAAGVALKARDQMPGSLDGQVLISPLLDPFMGSKSFLQAEESGMRERWTEGWNRYLGFLGGVCHPYAAPRYCSRLSGLAPALVLTAEDDPLRDESMEYGRRLEEAGVRVRQQVLPAGTGWPTLYGGQSKDKPSWQQDVCCSFKGFVEDVQA